A single Brooklawnia cerclae DNA region contains:
- a CDS encoding serine/threonine-protein kinase yields MDPEAIAGRYTLVRTIGKGATGNVWEAVDTLLHRAVAIKIVDLAGARDPATAERFRREGVAIAGVNHPAIVQVYDTGADDARGWLVMELLTGPNLNTLVKQRGPVSFAVGMPLLAEVASGLQAAHDAGITHRDVKPANIVLHAQPDADGTLPDLLERPELGHPVLVDFGIARLVDESGTQLTRPATAIGTAAYMSPEQARGQIVGPASDVYSLGCVLYYLFLGHPPFMADNSVAIAHSQAFDPPVPLGELSPDVPPALDTLVARMLAKDPSIRPTASEVSRELLAITADPRMAPTVTLPSGVGAAADLPVVDQDPLVSSDAKQATAETEAVTRVGGSAWRRPGRWLMGLLVVGLLAALVYSWVAPGRPQPSPTVTLTNTVTRTSSPMQTASRTPSSSVTPTDDTTYVPETTFWPTTEAPTQAPTTTVTYQPPPVTITTTHTPTEEPTPPESIDTSQPATTEPAG; encoded by the coding sequence ATGGATCCCGAGGCAATCGCCGGCCGCTACACGCTGGTCCGCACCATCGGGAAGGGAGCCACCGGCAACGTATGGGAAGCCGTCGACACCCTGCTCCATCGCGCCGTCGCGATCAAGATCGTCGACCTCGCGGGCGCGCGTGATCCCGCCACCGCCGAGCGCTTCCGCCGCGAGGGCGTGGCGATCGCCGGGGTCAACCACCCGGCCATCGTCCAGGTCTACGACACCGGCGCCGACGACGCCCGCGGCTGGCTGGTCATGGAGCTTCTCACCGGCCCGAACCTGAACACGCTGGTGAAGCAGCGCGGTCCCGTGTCGTTCGCCGTCGGCATGCCGTTGCTCGCCGAGGTCGCCTCCGGCCTGCAGGCCGCACACGACGCCGGCATCACCCACCGCGACGTCAAGCCCGCGAACATCGTCCTCCACGCCCAGCCCGACGCCGACGGGACGCTGCCCGACCTGCTGGAGCGCCCCGAACTCGGGCACCCGGTGCTCGTCGACTTCGGCATCGCGCGGCTCGTGGACGAGTCGGGCACGCAGCTGACGCGTCCGGCCACGGCCATCGGCACCGCCGCCTACATGTCACCCGAGCAGGCGCGCGGCCAGATCGTGGGCCCGGCCTCCGACGTGTACTCGCTGGGCTGCGTCCTGTACTACCTGTTCCTCGGGCACCCGCCCTTCATGGCCGACAACTCGGTCGCGATCGCCCATTCGCAGGCCTTCGACCCGCCCGTCCCCTTGGGAGAGCTGAGCCCCGACGTCCCGCCCGCGCTCGACACGCTGGTGGCCCGCATGCTCGCCAAGGACCCGAGCATCCGGCCGACCGCCAGCGAGGTGTCCCGGGAGCTGCTCGCCATCACCGCCGACCCGCGCATGGCCCCGACGGTGACCCTGCCCTCCGGGGTCGGTGCAGCCGCCGATCTGCCCGTCGTGGACCAGGACCCCCTCGTCTCGTCCGACGCCAAGCAGGCCACGGCCGAGACCGAGGCCGTGACCAGGGTGGGTGGCTCCGCGTGGCGTCGTCCCGGACGATGGCTGATGGGGCTGCTCGTCGTCGGGCTCCTGGCGGCCCTCGTCTACTCGTGGGTGGCCCCCGGCAGGCCTCAGCCCAGCCCCACCGTGACGTTGACGAACACCGTCACCCGAACCAGTTCGCCCATGCAGACGGCCAGCCGGACGCCGTCGTCCTCGGTCACCCCCACCGACGACACCACCTACGTACCCGAGACGACCTTCTGGCCGACGACCGAGGCCCCGACCCAGGCGCCGACGACGACGGTGACCTACCAGCCGCCGCCCGTCACCATCACCACCACTCACACACCGACCGAAGAGCCCACCCCGCCCGAATCGATAGACACCTCGCAGCCGGCTACGACCGAGCCCGCCGGTTGA
- the hemC gene encoding hydroxymethylbilane synthase, producing the protein MVSFLVGTRSSDLAMTQARQVRDALARHGLDAELKPITTRGDVDQTPLSRLGGIGVFADAVRTALLSGEIDLAVHSLKDLPTGSAAGLRIACVPTREDPHDALVSRDGIGLDDLPDGARVGTGSPRRAAQVRARRPGLVVVDLRGNVPTRVARVLGQDADLDAVVLANAGLRRLGLADVVSEVLDFAWAPGQGCLAVESKVDTDPGLATVLALLEDPEARRAAAAERSVLEGLGSGCAAPVGVTTDLSRGVLTAVVMSLDGTERVVLETQLPASPEGCRKAGLGLAADLLAAGAGAICDLSSPGSRQ; encoded by the coding sequence CTGGTGTCGTTTCTCGTAGGTACCCGGTCGAGCGACCTGGCCATGACCCAGGCGCGACAGGTGAGAGACGCCCTCGCGCGCCACGGATTGGACGCCGAGCTCAAGCCCATCACCACCCGGGGAGACGTCGACCAGACCCCGTTGAGCAGGCTCGGGGGAATCGGCGTGTTCGCCGATGCGGTACGCACCGCACTGCTGTCGGGCGAGATCGACCTGGCGGTCCACTCGCTCAAGGACCTGCCCACCGGGTCTGCTGCCGGGCTGCGGATCGCGTGCGTCCCGACGCGGGAGGACCCGCACGACGCGCTCGTCTCCAGGGACGGCATCGGGCTCGACGATCTTCCGGACGGTGCGCGGGTCGGCACCGGGTCGCCGCGCCGTGCGGCCCAGGTGCGCGCACGCCGTCCCGGCCTCGTGGTCGTCGATCTGCGTGGCAACGTGCCCACACGAGTGGCCAGGGTCCTCGGCCAGGACGCCGACCTCGACGCCGTCGTCCTGGCCAATGCCGGGTTGCGCCGTCTGGGCCTGGCCGACGTCGTCAGTGAGGTGCTCGACTTCGCCTGGGCGCCGGGCCAGGGATGCCTCGCGGTGGAGTCGAAGGTCGACACGGACCCCGGGCTCGCCACCGTCCTCGCCCTCCTCGAGGATCCGGAGGCCCGCCGGGCCGCGGCCGCGGAACGCTCGGTGCTCGAGGGCCTCGGCAGCGGTTGCGCCGCCCCGGTCGGGGTGACCACCGACCTGTCTCGCGGCGTGCTCACAGCCGTCGTGATGAGCCTCGACGGCACCGAACGCGTCGTCCTCGAAACCCAGTTGCCGGCCTCCCCGGAAGGATGCCGCAAGGCCGGGTTGGGGCTCGCCGCCGATCTGCTCGCCGCCGGGGCGGGGGCCATCTGCGACCTGTCGTCCCCGGGGTCGCGCCAGTGA
- a CDS encoding uroporphyrinogen-III synthase — translation MTRRVLYTGRPGRVSEAIAAAGFGVDCMRVVANRPVPGAVDAVASWLSRAPAGAWLAITSATAVELLTGVDVRVPVAAGGPATAAAASRAGWRVGLVAAQPGGAAALARALADLPPARVLVAVSALADDTLGSALTASGYGVDRIDLYTTVPDPGAVRDVARAWPQWDARVLSSASTVEALAPAVDLPRTPGIVALGEATSAALTRLGVPHTVSTGTTGQAVSSTIQGVLA, via the coding sequence GTGACCCGACGCGTGCTGTACACCGGGCGTCCGGGACGGGTGAGCGAGGCCATCGCCGCCGCCGGGTTCGGGGTCGACTGCATGCGGGTCGTCGCGAACCGGCCCGTCCCCGGAGCCGTGGACGCGGTCGCGTCCTGGCTCTCGCGGGCACCCGCCGGAGCCTGGCTGGCCATCACCTCGGCCACGGCCGTCGAGTTGCTCACCGGCGTGGACGTCCGCGTCCCGGTGGCTGCGGGTGGCCCCGCGACCGCCGCTGCGGCCTCACGGGCCGGCTGGCGTGTCGGCCTGGTCGCCGCGCAACCCGGAGGCGCGGCTGCGCTCGCCCGAGCGCTGGCCGACCTGCCGCCGGCGCGGGTGCTGGTGGCGGTCTCCGCGCTCGCCGACGACACCCTGGGCTCCGCACTCACCGCGTCCGGGTACGGCGTCGACCGCATCGACCTCTACACGACCGTCCCCGATCCGGGAGCGGTGAGGGACGTGGCACGGGCATGGCCGCAGTGGGACGCCCGTGTGCTCTCGTCCGCCTCGACCGTCGAGGCCCTCGCCCCGGCAGTCGACCTCCCCCGCACACCGGGGATCGTCGCCCTCGGCGAGGCCACCTCGGCCGCCCTGACCCGCCTGGGCGTCCCCCACACCGTTTCGACCGGCACGACCGGGCAAGCGGTCTCGTCCACCATCCAAGGAGTGTTGGCATGA
- the hemB gene encoding porphobilinogen synthase — MNIRPRRLRTSAAMRNLVRETRVDASSLVLPVFVVDGLDEPRPIASMPGVVQHSLDSLRAEATRCAELGVGGIDIFGVPALRDAVGSAAWAPDGILNRATAAVHAEVGDAVVVIADTCLDEFTDHGHCGVVTADGRVDNDATLPLYEQMAVAQAEAGAHMVSPSGMMDGQVAAIRRALDEAGHIDVGILAYSAKYASALFGPFREAVDSQLKGDRRTYQMDPGNAREGLKEALLDIAEGADVVMVKPATFYLDVLSDVRAAVQVPVAAYQVSGEYAMLEAAAANGWIDRERAIGESLVSIRRAGADTVLTYWAAEVAGWLREGRTL; from the coding sequence ATGAACATCCGCCCACGCCGCCTGCGCACGTCAGCGGCCATGAGGAACCTCGTCCGCGAGACCCGCGTCGACGCATCCAGCCTGGTGCTGCCGGTGTTCGTCGTCGACGGGCTCGACGAGCCCCGGCCGATCGCCTCGATGCCCGGCGTCGTCCAGCACAGCCTGGACTCGCTGCGAGCCGAGGCCACCCGTTGCGCCGAGCTCGGCGTCGGCGGCATCGACATCTTCGGGGTGCCCGCCCTGCGCGACGCGGTCGGCTCGGCGGCGTGGGCACCCGACGGCATCCTCAACCGCGCCACGGCGGCCGTGCACGCCGAGGTCGGGGACGCGGTCGTGGTCATCGCCGACACCTGTCTGGACGAGTTCACCGACCACGGCCACTGCGGTGTGGTGACCGCCGACGGCCGGGTCGACAACGACGCGACACTCCCGCTGTACGAGCAGATGGCGGTCGCCCAGGCCGAGGCGGGTGCCCACATGGTCTCCCCGTCCGGCATGATGGACGGCCAGGTGGCCGCGATCCGCCGGGCGCTGGACGAGGCCGGCCACATCGACGTCGGCATTCTCGCCTATTCGGCCAAGTACGCTTCCGCACTCTTCGGCCCCTTCCGTGAAGCGGTCGACAGCCAGCTGAAGGGCGACCGACGTACCTACCAGATGGATCCGGGCAACGCCCGGGAGGGGCTCAAGGAGGCCCTGCTCGACATCGCCGAGGGCGCGGACGTCGTCATGGTCAAGCCCGCGACCTTCTACCTCGACGTGCTGTCGGACGTGCGGGCCGCCGTGCAGGTGCCGGTGGCCGCCTATCAGGTGTCGGGTGAGTACGCGATGCTGGAGGCCGCGGCCGCCAACGGCTGGATCGACCGCGAGCGTGCGATCGGCGAGTCCCTGGTGTCGATCCGGCGGGCGGGTGCCGACACCGTGCTGACGTACTGGGCCGCCGAGGTGGCCGGCTGGCTGAGGGAGGGGCGGACGCTGTGA
- the hemL gene encoding glutamate-1-semialdehyde 2,1-aminomutase, with protein sequence MTAEHDTELFERACRVIPGGVSSPVRAWGPVGGTPRFLRSASGAWVTDESGRRLVDLIGSWGPAILGHTHPEVVAAVREAAGRALSFGAPTAAEVDLAELICARVAPVEQVRFVSTGTEATMTAIRLARAATGRDLLVKFAGCYHGHSDSLLVAAGSGLATAGRPSSAGVPDAIAALTLVVPYNDVDALEALFAERGDQIAAVITEPAPANMGVIVPDAGFNAAIRRITAAHGALMIADEVLTGFRCSFTGEWGREQQAGESWVPDLFTFGKVVGGGMPLAALGGPRDLMELLAPVGPVYQAGTLSGNPLATAAGIATLSRVDEALMTTIDRVADSVTDSAHRALDAAGVPHRVQRVGSLFSIFFGESAGERPVRDFTDAQAQDLAAHKAFFHAVDDAGVLLPPSAFEAWFVSAAHDDQALEVIDRAMRAGAEAAARVVG encoded by the coding sequence GTGACCGCGGAACACGACACCGAGTTGTTCGAGCGGGCATGCCGGGTGATCCCCGGTGGGGTCAGCTCCCCCGTGCGGGCCTGGGGTCCGGTCGGCGGCACTCCGCGCTTCCTGCGCAGCGCCTCGGGCGCCTGGGTGACCGACGAGTCGGGGCGCCGTCTGGTCGACCTGATCGGCTCGTGGGGTCCGGCGATCCTCGGCCACACCCACCCCGAGGTGGTGGCGGCGGTCCGCGAAGCAGCCGGACGCGCCCTGAGCTTCGGCGCACCAACGGCCGCCGAGGTCGACCTCGCCGAACTGATCTGCGCACGGGTGGCCCCGGTCGAGCAGGTGCGGTTCGTCTCGACCGGCACCGAGGCGACGATGACCGCCATACGCCTGGCGCGGGCCGCCACGGGACGCGACCTGCTCGTCAAGTTCGCCGGTTGCTACCACGGGCACAGTGATTCGCTGCTCGTCGCGGCCGGATCCGGCCTGGCGACGGCGGGACGGCCCAGCTCGGCCGGTGTGCCCGACGCGATCGCCGCGCTGACGCTGGTCGTCCCCTACAACGATGTCGACGCACTGGAGGCGCTGTTCGCCGAGCGCGGTGACCAGATCGCCGCGGTGATCACCGAGCCCGCGCCGGCCAACATGGGCGTGATCGTGCCGGACGCCGGATTCAACGCCGCCATCCGCCGGATCACCGCCGCACACGGCGCCCTGATGATCGCCGACGAGGTGCTCACCGGGTTCCGGTGTTCCTTCACCGGCGAGTGGGGACGCGAGCAACAAGCCGGCGAGAGCTGGGTGCCCGACCTGTTCACCTTCGGGAAGGTCGTGGGCGGTGGGATGCCGCTGGCGGCCCTCGGCGGGCCCCGTGACCTGATGGAGCTCCTGGCCCCCGTCGGCCCCGTCTACCAGGCGGGCACACTGTCGGGCAACCCGTTGGCGACCGCGGCGGGCATCGCGACCCTGTCACGCGTGGACGAGGCGCTGATGACCACCATCGACCGCGTCGCCGACTCGGTCACCGACTCGGCTCACCGGGCCCTGGACGCGGCCGGCGTCCCCCACCGGGTGCAGCGGGTCGGCAGCCTGTTCTCGATCTTCTTCGGCGAGTCGGCCGGCGAGCGGCCTGTGCGCGACTTCACGGATGCCCAGGCCCAAGACCTGGCCGCCCACAAGGCGTTCTTCCATGCCGTGGACGATGCCGGGGTGCTGCTGCCGCCCTCCGCGTTCGAGGCCTGGTTCGTCTCGGCAGCGCACGACGACCAGGCCCTGGAGGTCATCGATCGGGCCATGCGGGCCGGGGCCGAGGCCGCTGCGCGCGTCGTCGGCTGA
- a CDS encoding energy-coupling factor ABC transporter ATP-binding protein, with protein MVSTPVIEVRDVSAGYPGGPPVLDRVSLTVERGSRLVLLGANGSGKTTLLRCLCGSHVPASGSILVEGEPLGHDRRSLRAHRRRVQLVMQDPDDQLFSADVRQDVSFGPTNMGLPRDEVLARVDEALDLLSVTHLADRPCHQLSYGERKRVAIAGAVAMRPDVLLLDEPTAGLDPAGVRETVAILARLRDQGTTVVLATHDVDLALARGDRAAVVVDHQVVSGGVGEVLSDAGLVARARLDQPWPLALAQRLGLPGHPRGLDEVVGLLQAP; from the coding sequence ATGGTGAGCACTCCGGTCATCGAGGTGCGCGACGTCTCGGCGGGCTATCCCGGGGGGCCGCCGGTGCTCGACCGGGTGTCGCTCACCGTCGAGCGTGGCAGCCGGCTGGTGCTGCTCGGAGCCAACGGCTCGGGCAAGACCACACTTCTGCGCTGCTTGTGCGGCAGCCATGTGCCGGCGAGCGGATCGATTCTCGTCGAGGGCGAGCCCCTGGGGCACGACCGCCGCTCACTTCGTGCGCATCGGCGGCGCGTCCAGCTCGTCATGCAGGATCCCGACGATCAGCTCTTCTCGGCCGACGTCCGTCAGGACGTGTCGTTCGGCCCGACGAACATGGGCCTGCCCCGCGACGAGGTGCTCGCCCGGGTGGACGAGGCCCTCGACCTGCTCTCCGTCACCCATCTGGCCGATCGGCCCTGTCATCAGCTCAGCTACGGCGAACGCAAGCGAGTCGCGATCGCCGGCGCGGTTGCGATGCGTCCCGACGTGCTGCTTCTGGACGAGCCGACCGCGGGACTCGACCCGGCGGGGGTGCGCGAGACGGTCGCGATCCTCGCGCGGCTTCGTGACCAGGGCACGACGGTGGTGCTCGCCACGCACGATGTCGACCTGGCTCTGGCCCGTGGCGATCGGGCGGCTGTCGTCGTCGATCACCAGGTGGTCAGCGGTGGGGTCGGTGAGGTGCTGTCGGACGCCGGCCTCGTGGCCCGGGCGCGCCTCGATCAGCCGTGGCCGCTGGCGCTCGCCCAGCGCCTCGGGCTGCCGGGACACCCGCGAGGCCTGGACGAGGTGGTCGGTCTCCTGCAGGCGCCGTGA
- the cbiQ gene encoding cobalt ECF transporter T component CbiQ, which yields MAALAVDDAAWASPWRRQRVGDKLLLSLALIMTALVAPVVPGTVLVGVASAALILGPAHIRWSMLMGAMSAPIVFIALGAISVLLSVGASPIDPYWQWGFLSVTPTSVAMAGRLVLHALAGTLAVMVLALTTPMSDLLDWMAAHRVPGPLVEVASLTYRLLFIVWSTAVALHDTQLRRLGDPPIRSRETARLRWQATAGAVGTILVRSWDRARRLESGLAARGAEDSLATTSPDRPRDRRLAAGFAGLVAAIWTVCLAWVLVREAAW from the coding sequence ATGGCCGCGCTCGCCGTCGATGACGCCGCCTGGGCGAGCCCCTGGCGGCGCCAGCGCGTGGGGGACAAACTCCTCCTCAGCCTCGCCCTGATCATGACGGCCCTGGTGGCGCCGGTCGTGCCGGGCACCGTGCTCGTCGGGGTGGCCAGCGCCGCCCTGATCCTCGGGCCGGCACACATCCGCTGGTCGATGCTGATGGGTGCGATGAGCGCACCCATCGTGTTCATCGCCCTGGGGGCGATCTCCGTCCTGTTGTCCGTGGGCGCGTCCCCGATCGATCCCTACTGGCAGTGGGGTTTTCTGTCGGTCACGCCGACGTCGGTCGCCATGGCGGGCCGCCTCGTCCTGCACGCGCTGGCCGGGACGCTGGCGGTCATGGTCCTGGCCCTCACGACCCCCATGTCGGACCTGCTCGACTGGATGGCCGCCCACCGTGTGCCCGGGCCGCTGGTCGAGGTGGCTTCGCTCACCTACCGGCTGCTGTTCATCGTCTGGTCGACCGCGGTCGCGCTGCACGACACCCAGCTGCGGCGGCTGGGCGATCCGCCGATCCGGTCGCGCGAGACCGCGAGACTGCGCTGGCAAGCCACGGCGGGTGCCGTCGGGACGATCCTGGTGCGCTCGTGGGACCGTGCCCGCAGGCTCGAGTCCGGGCTGGCCGCCCGGGGTGCGGAGGATTCCTTGGCCACGACCAGCCCGGACCGCCCGCGTGACCGGCGTCTGGCGGCCGGTTTCGCCGGTCTCGTCGCCGCGATCTGGACTGTGTGCCTGGCCTGGGTGCTCGTCCGGGAGGCGGCATGGTGA
- a CDS encoding energy-coupling factor ABC transporter substrate-binding protein has protein sequence MSERAAVKKGSGFGWGSVILVVLLVALFVVSFVLGSGKASDGEEGFGGTDSAVVEIMDEQGAQPWFHPLFEPGSGEIESGLFALQAALGAGVVGFAFGNLRGRQAERNRVERERAEGGPDGDPAVEPEPAAS, from the coding sequence ATGTCTGAGCGGGCTGCGGTCAAGAAGGGCTCCGGCTTCGGCTGGGGAAGCGTGATCCTGGTCGTCCTGCTGGTCGCGCTGTTCGTCGTGTCGTTCGTCCTCGGGTCGGGCAAGGCATCGGACGGCGAGGAGGGATTCGGGGGCACCGACTCCGCCGTGGTCGAGATCATGGACGAGCAGGGTGCCCAGCCGTGGTTCCACCCGCTGTTCGAGCCGGGATCGGGCGAGATCGAGTCGGGCCTGTTCGCGCTGCAGGCGGCACTCGGCGCGGGCGTCGTCGGCTTCGCCTTCGGCAACCTGAGGGGACGCCAGGCGGAGCGAAACCGGGTCGAGCGTGAGCGGGCCGAAGGCGGCCCGGACGGTGATCCGGCCGTGGAACCCGAGCCCGCGGCCAGCTGA
- a CDS encoding energy-coupling factor ABC transporter permease — translation MHIAEGYLPVAHAVGWYVVATPFIVHGAVQVVKETRKNPENKLLLAAAGAFTFVLSAIKLPSVTGSSSHPTGTGLGAVLFKPPVMAFLGTVVLLFQALLLAHGGITTLGANAFSMAIAGPWVGYGAWWLVRKLGGRQELGIFLAMSLADLSTYCVTSFQLALAYPDPTSGIAGAAAKFLSIFAITQIPLALMEGILGILILKFLARVAPADLLRLGVTRGASDDEAKEAAHV, via the coding sequence ATGCACATTGCAGAGGGTTATCTCCCCGTCGCTCACGCGGTCGGCTGGTACGTGGTTGCCACCCCGTTCATCGTTCATGGTGCGGTGCAGGTGGTGAAGGAGACCCGCAAGAATCCCGAGAACAAGCTGCTGCTGGCGGCTGCCGGGGCCTTCACCTTCGTCCTGTCCGCCATCAAGCTCCCGTCCGTGACCGGCAGTTCGTCACACCCCACCGGCACCGGTCTGGGGGCGGTGCTCTTCAAGCCACCCGTCATGGCATTCCTCGGGACGGTCGTCCTGCTCTTCCAGGCGCTCCTGCTCGCCCACGGTGGCATCACGACGCTCGGTGCGAACGCCTTCTCGATGGCCATCGCCGGCCCGTGGGTCGGCTACGGCGCATGGTGGCTCGTCCGGAAGCTGGGCGGGCGTCAGGAGCTGGGCATCTTCCTCGCGATGAGCCTGGCCGACCTGTCCACCTACTGCGTGACGTCGTTCCAGCTGGCCTTGGCCTACCCCGACCCGACCAGCGGAATCGCCGGAGCGGCAGCCAAGTTCCTGTCGATCTTCGCGATCACCCAGATTCCCCTGGCGCTGATGGAGGGCATCCTCGGCATCCTCATCCTCAAGTTCCTCGCCAGGGTGGCGCCCGCCGATCTGCTGCGCCTCGGCGTGACCAGGGGAGCGAGCGACGACGAGGCCAAGGAGGCGGCACATGTCTGA
- a CDS encoding precorrin-2 dehydrogenase/sirohydrochlorin ferrochelatase family protein: MTDTRSWWHTGIRLPVTGWEEDDISTMSTGPVADRSEGAPGYLVSLYLAGRDVLVVGGGVVAGRRIPALLAAGARVRVVAPQVSDEVRRLVDGGQVAHESRPVRPGDVDGAWYVLAASDDPQVNAMVAATAERNHTFCVRADWAPGGSASTPATASAGGLTVAVVGNRDPHRSVRVRDALLRVLGEE, from the coding sequence ATGACGGACACCCGTTCATGGTGGCACACGGGCATTAGGCTGCCCGTCACAGGGTGGGAGGAGGACGACATCAGCACCATGAGCACCGGCCCGGTCGCGGACCGTTCCGAGGGCGCCCCGGGGTACCTGGTGAGCCTGTACCTCGCCGGCCGCGACGTGCTCGTCGTGGGTGGCGGCGTGGTGGCGGGCCGCAGGATCCCGGCGTTGCTCGCGGCCGGGGCGAGGGTACGTGTCGTGGCCCCACAGGTGAGTGACGAGGTGCGGCGTCTGGTCGACGGCGGACAGGTGGCGCACGAGTCGCGCCCTGTGCGTCCCGGCGACGTCGACGGCGCCTGGTACGTGCTGGCGGCCAGCGACGATCCACAGGTCAACGCGATGGTGGCTGCGACGGCCGAGCGGAATCACACCTTCTGCGTGCGGGCCGACTGGGCCCCCGGTGGGTCCGCGTCGACGCCCGCGACGGCGTCGGCGGGAGGGCTCACCGTGGCGGTCGTCGGAAACCGTGACCCCCACCGATCGGTACGCGTGCGCGACGCGCTGCTCCGGGTGCTGGGCGAGGAGTGA
- a CDS encoding glutamyl-tRNA reductase — protein sequence MSVIARTADHATHGLAVVERLTPAAAGLATDLAALDGVVGSVVVATCNRVEVLAELGVPDAGKAVDDFLSQRLGPDAADLTRRSDAALTVHLFRLACGLESQVVGEREINGQLRRALSRARRAGTASFGLAHTIEAASRASRRVENETGLAGRGRSIVAVGLDLVGRFVELPGCTVVLVGTGNYAGAVTAALHDRGVARAFVSSASGRAEQFADRHGLTAIADDDLAHHLTEADLLVTCRGFGGPAVPLDAVEAALAQRAAERPLAVLDLAVTHDVDARVADLPGVHVIDLAAIHASVPPADTEQVRLAEQILDEELAAFEADMAIRGIGPDIAALQAWSRGIVDAEIARLGDNPDAEASAIALRRVGASLVHLPTVLLRQAAAEDRASGLLHDLRDLLANGQEA from the coding sequence GTGTCCGTCATAGCCCGAACCGCCGATCATGCGACGCACGGCCTGGCCGTCGTCGAGCGACTCACCCCCGCGGCGGCGGGACTGGCGACCGATCTCGCGGCGTTGGACGGTGTCGTCGGCAGCGTGGTCGTGGCCACCTGCAACCGGGTGGAGGTGCTGGCCGAACTCGGCGTCCCGGACGCCGGGAAGGCCGTGGACGACTTCTTGTCGCAACGGCTCGGCCCGGACGCCGCCGACCTGACACGCCGCTCGGATGCCGCACTCACCGTGCACCTCTTCCGCCTCGCCTGCGGACTCGAATCGCAGGTCGTCGGCGAACGCGAGATCAACGGCCAGCTGCGACGCGCACTGTCGCGCGCCCGGAGAGCGGGCACCGCGAGCTTCGGGCTCGCCCACACCATCGAGGCCGCCTCCCGCGCGTCCCGGCGAGTCGAGAACGAGACCGGCCTGGCCGGGCGCGGACGGTCGATCGTGGCGGTCGGGCTCGACCTGGTAGGGCGGTTCGTCGAGTTGCCGGGCTGCACGGTCGTCCTCGTCGGCACAGGGAACTACGCCGGCGCGGTCACCGCGGCGCTGCACGATCGCGGGGTCGCGCGGGCGTTCGTCTCGTCGGCCTCGGGCCGTGCCGAGCAGTTCGCCGACCGGCACGGGCTCACGGCCATCGCGGACGACGACCTGGCCCACCACCTCACCGAAGCGGACCTGCTGGTGACCTGCCGGGGCTTCGGAGGCCCTGCCGTGCCGTTGGACGCTGTCGAGGCCGCACTGGCCCAGCGCGCGGCGGAGCGCCCGCTGGCTGTGCTCGATCTCGCCGTGACCCACGACGTGGATGCGAGAGTGGCGGATCTCCCCGGGGTCCACGTGATCGATCTGGCCGCGATCCATGCGTCGGTTCCCCCGGCGGACACCGAACAGGTGCGCCTGGCCGAACAGATCCTGGACGAGGAACTCGCGGCGTTCGAGGCCGACATGGCCATCCGCGGGATCGGCCCCGACATCGCCGCGTTGCAGGCGTGGTCGCGCGGCATCGTGGACGCCGAGATCGCCCGGCTGGGCGACAACCCCGACGCGGAGGCCTCGGCGATCGCGTTGAGACGGGTGGGGGCCTCGCTCGTCCATCTGCCGACCGTCCTGTTGCGGCAGGCTGCGGCCGAGGATCGCGCGTCCGGCCTGCTGCACGACCTTCGCGATCTGCTCGCGAACGGACAGGAGGCATGA
- the cobA gene encoding uroporphyrinogen-III C-methyltransferase, with the protein MMRFLPGSVTLVGGGPGDPDLVTVGALRALRAADVVLYDRLAPLECLAECRDDCERVDVGKVPRGAFTPQERINQMLIEHARAGRVVVRFKGGDPFVFGRGGEEWQACAEAGVPVQVLPGVSSSISVPALAAIPVTHRGLTQGFSVVSGHVPPGDPRSSLDWAALARTHATLVVLMGVKNLPAISAALLEGGLDAGTPATVIADAGTPRMRIVHATLATVAEAATREGIRPPAITVIGSVAAPGLLG; encoded by the coding sequence ATGATGCGGTTCCTTCCCGGTTCGGTCACCCTCGTCGGCGGCGGCCCCGGCGATCCCGACCTGGTGACGGTCGGGGCGCTTCGTGCTCTGCGCGCCGCCGATGTCGTCCTCTACGACCGGCTCGCTCCGCTGGAGTGCCTCGCCGAATGCCGGGACGACTGCGAACGCGTCGATGTCGGCAAGGTTCCCCGTGGCGCGTTCACCCCGCAGGAGCGCATCAACCAGATGCTCATCGAGCACGCGAGGGCGGGCAGGGTGGTCGTCCGGTTCAAGGGCGGCGACCCGTTCGTCTTCGGACGGGGAGGCGAGGAATGGCAGGCATGCGCCGAGGCAGGGGTGCCGGTGCAGGTGCTCCCCGGGGTGTCGTCGTCCATCTCGGTGCCGGCGCTCGCGGCGATCCCGGTGACCCACCGCGGCCTGACCCAGGGTTTCTCGGTCGTCTCCGGCCACGTCCCGCCGGGCGATCCACGCTCGTCGCTCGACTGGGCGGCCCTCGCACGCACCCACGCCACCCTAGTCGTCCTCATGGGCGTCAAGAACCTGCCCGCGATCTCGGCGGCGCTCCTGGAAGGTGGGCTGGACGCCGGTACTCCGGCGACCGTGATCGCCGACGCGGGCACCCCACGCATGCGCATCGTCCATGCCACGCTGGCTACGGTGGCGGAGGCCGCCACCCGCGAGGGCATCCGGCCCCCGGCCATCACGGTCATCGGGTCGGTGGCCGCTCCCGGCCTGTTGGGCTGA